From a single Rhodococcus qingshengii JCM 15477 genomic region:
- a CDS encoding MFS transporter, whose product MGYVLTVILLGANMPTSVYGLYRTEFGFTPTIQTLIYGVYVAGLVPALLFFGPLSDALGRRTVLLTALALSVVGTLVLAFADATVWLFVGRIAQGIAVGAASAAGSAALVEQEPKFDHRRAALVSTVTGALGGALGPLVSGAIAQYLPQPLRLPYLIFLVAFIPALIVLLLLPRIGDVTRPKRFFQMPHVPATVRETFWLSSLAVALSWGAVGLFQSVVPSWMTSLLNIDNLLLGGGAAALVMICSVVAQLGGSRMDPRTSVTAGLGILALGMIGLLVVDLVPSLALLGVITVVVGAGHGLAFAGGMKRVNAAARTHARESHGGVLAAFFTVSYAGLAIPSIIAGIAITLQGMQTAIIELSIIGTLLCLAVMGFNLRGAREPAEARRYP is encoded by the coding sequence GTGGGCTACGTCCTCACCGTGATCCTCTTGGGCGCGAACATGCCCACCTCCGTCTACGGGCTCTACCGGACCGAGTTCGGATTCACGCCCACCATCCAGACGCTGATCTACGGCGTCTACGTCGCCGGCCTCGTTCCGGCATTGCTGTTCTTCGGACCGCTGTCCGACGCCCTCGGCCGACGCACCGTGCTCCTTACTGCACTCGCTCTGAGCGTCGTCGGCACGCTCGTTCTGGCATTTGCCGACGCGACGGTGTGGTTGTTCGTCGGCCGGATTGCCCAGGGAATCGCGGTGGGCGCGGCCAGTGCGGCGGGCAGCGCCGCATTGGTGGAGCAGGAACCGAAGTTCGATCACCGACGAGCAGCGCTCGTATCGACGGTGACGGGCGCGTTGGGCGGTGCGCTCGGACCACTCGTGTCCGGTGCAATCGCCCAGTACCTTCCGCAACCGCTGCGGTTGCCGTATCTGATCTTCCTCGTCGCGTTCATCCCGGCACTGATCGTGTTGCTGCTACTTCCGCGGATCGGGGACGTCACACGCCCGAAGCGGTTCTTCCAAATGCCACATGTTCCCGCCACTGTTCGCGAGACTTTCTGGCTCAGCTCGCTCGCCGTCGCGCTGTCGTGGGGCGCGGTCGGGCTCTTCCAGTCGGTGGTCCCGTCGTGGATGACCAGCCTGCTGAACATCGACAACCTTCTACTCGGCGGCGGGGCGGCCGCACTGGTGATGATCTGCTCGGTGGTCGCGCAACTCGGCGGAAGCCGCATGGACCCGCGCACGTCCGTCACCGCCGGCCTGGGAATCCTCGCTCTGGGAATGATCGGCCTCCTCGTGGTCGACCTCGTCCCGAGCCTGGCACTGCTTGGCGTCATCACCGTCGTGGTCGGCGCCGGGCACGGTCTGGCGTTTGCCGGCGGCATGAAGCGCGTCAACGCCGCCGCCCGGACCCACGCCCGCGAGAGCCACGGCGGAGTTCTGGCCGCGTTCTTCACCGTCAGCTACGCGGGACTGGCGATCCCGTCGATCATCGCGGGTATCGCCATCACCCTCCAGGGAATGCAGACGGCCATCATCGAGCTGTCGATCATCGGGACGCTGCTGTGCCTGGCGGTGATGGGCTTCAACCTTCGTGGGGCTCGAGAGCCCGCTGAAGCTCGCCGTTATCCTTAG